The Bifidobacterium animalis subsp. animalis ATCC 25527 genome has a segment encoding these proteins:
- a CDS encoding alpha-amylase family glycosyl hydrolase has translation MSSNHQVPQWLNQATFYEIYPQSFADSNADGIGDIPGIIEHLDYLLQLGCNAIWLNPLYESPFRDAGYDISDYTKVAARYGTNDDLASLFEAAHARGMHVLLDLVPGHTSNEHPWFHQSATDSANLYDDRYIWTDNWIEGGDGLPFIGGTEARNGAYIVNFFAFQPALNYGFAHPRKGWQAPALGDEALRTCDAMLDVMRFWLDMGADGFRVDMADSLVKGDDDGKPYTIRTWQYMFGQLRREYPEAAFVSEWGRPDEAFEAGFDMDFYLDWRWDGVANGYNMLLRNTDTPMLHDGDRSYFNVDSGTSIVPFLKEYEPRLEAARKAQAYFDLITCNHDTARLVPRLSVRELALAYSTIFLMPGVPFIYYGDEIGMRYRDLPSKEGGYTRTGSRTPMQWDGSRNHGFSQAASDALYLPVDEREGAPTVEASIADGDSLWHHVHAALEQRRSTPAFEPDADFSVLFAKKGKRSFVFKRAKDGISAIVAVNPGRDSETVVLPDGDGSEARTITLNIGGATLDYTTLTLPPQSFAVLQ, from the coding sequence ATGAGCAGCAATCACCAGGTTCCACAATGGCTCAACCAAGCCACGTTCTACGAGATCTACCCGCAGAGTTTCGCGGACTCGAACGCCGACGGCATCGGAGACATCCCCGGCATCATCGAACACCTCGATTACCTGCTGCAGCTGGGATGCAACGCGATCTGGCTCAACCCGCTCTACGAGTCGCCATTCCGCGACGCCGGCTACGACATCAGCGATTACACGAAAGTGGCCGCGCGCTATGGCACCAACGACGACCTCGCCTCGCTGTTCGAAGCGGCGCACGCGCGCGGCATGCACGTGCTGCTCGACCTCGTGCCGGGCCATACGTCGAACGAGCACCCCTGGTTCCACCAAAGTGCCACGGATTCGGCGAATCTGTACGACGACCGCTACATCTGGACCGACAACTGGATCGAAGGGGGCGACGGGCTGCCGTTCATCGGCGGCACCGAAGCCCGCAACGGCGCCTACATCGTGAACTTCTTCGCGTTCCAGCCGGCGCTCAACTACGGCTTCGCCCATCCGCGCAAAGGCTGGCAGGCCCCGGCACTCGGCGATGAAGCACTGCGCACCTGCGACGCGATGCTCGACGTGATGCGCTTCTGGCTCGACATGGGCGCCGACGGTTTCCGCGTGGACATGGCCGACAGCTTGGTGAAGGGTGACGATGACGGCAAACCCTATACGATTCGCACCTGGCAATACATGTTCGGGCAACTGCGCCGGGAATACCCCGAAGCCGCGTTCGTCTCGGAATGGGGACGCCCCGACGAGGCGTTCGAAGCCGGCTTCGACATGGACTTCTACCTCGACTGGCGCTGGGATGGTGTGGCCAACGGCTACAACATGCTGCTGCGTAACACCGACACCCCCATGCTCCACGACGGCGACCGCAGCTATTTCAACGTGGATTCCGGAACCAGCATCGTGCCGTTCCTCAAAGAGTACGAGCCGAGGCTCGAAGCGGCGCGCAAGGCACAGGCCTACTTCGACCTCATCACCTGCAACCACGACACCGCGCGTCTGGTGCCACGTCTGAGCGTCCGCGAACTGGCCCTCGCCTATAGCACGATCTTCCTCATGCCCGGCGTGCCGTTCATCTACTACGGCGACGAGATCGGCATGCGCTACCGTGACCTGCCCAGCAAGGAGGGCGGCTACACGCGCACCGGCTCGCGCACGCCGATGCAATGGGACGGCAGCCGGAACCACGGCTTCTCGCAAGCCGCCTCCGACGCCCTCTACCTGCCCGTCGACGAGCGTGAGGGCGCACCGACCGTGGAGGCATCCATCGCCGACGGCGACTCGCTCTGGCATCATGTGCACGCAGCCCTCGAACAGCGCAGAAGCACCCCGGCCTTCGAACCGGATGCGGACTTCAGCGTACTGTTCGCCAAGAAGGGCAAGCGTTCCTTCGTGTTCAAGCGCGCGAAAGACGGCATCTCGGCCATCGTGGCGGTCAATCCGGGCCGCGACAGCGAGACCGTGGTGCTGCCGGACGGCGACGGCTCCGAGGCGCGCACCATCACGCTGAACATCGGTGGCGCAACACTCGACTACACGACGCTCACGCTGCCCCCGCAGTCCTTCGCTGTATTGCAGTAG
- a CDS encoding carbohydrate ABC transporter permease: protein MISMAGKAIRRWWALFVLPTFVAFFIGFLVPFIYGIYLSFCSFTTVTDAKFIGWQNYARAIKDKEFLHALGFSTLMTIVTTIVINVVAFAIAYLLTKSIRGSNLFRSVFFMPNLIGGIILGYIWMLLLNGVLAHWERSLTYSAKYGFWGLVILVCWQQIGYMMIIYIAGMQSLPTDVLEAAQVDGASGRQIMFRIIIPLMMPSITVCSFLTVTNGFKLYDQNLALTNGAPQNMSEGLALNITRTFYGRIGWEGVGQAKAVLFFILVAIVALIQNKITTSKEVDA from the coding sequence ATGATCAGCATGGCTGGTAAGGCAATCAGACGATGGTGGGCACTGTTCGTGCTGCCGACATTCGTCGCGTTTTTCATCGGCTTCCTGGTGCCGTTCATCTACGGCATCTACCTGAGCTTCTGCTCGTTCACCACGGTCACCGACGCCAAGTTCATTGGCTGGCAGAATTACGCGCGCGCCATTAAAGACAAAGAGTTCCTGCACGCGCTCGGATTCTCCACGCTCATGACGATCGTGACCACCATAGTGATCAACGTCGTCGCGTTCGCCATTGCGTATTTGCTGACGAAGTCGATCCGTGGATCCAATCTGTTCCGCTCGGTGTTCTTCATGCCGAACCTCATCGGCGGCATCATTCTGGGCTACATCTGGATGCTGCTGCTCAACGGCGTGCTCGCCCACTGGGAGCGTTCGCTCACCTATTCGGCGAAGTACGGGTTCTGGGGTCTCGTGATCCTCGTGTGCTGGCAGCAGATCGGCTACATGATGATCATCTACATCGCCGGCATGCAGTCGCTGCCCACTGACGTCCTCGAAGCAGCGCAGGTGGATGGCGCCAGCGGACGCCAGATCATGTTCCGCATCATCATCCCGCTCATGATGCCGAGCATCACCGTGTGCTCGTTCCTCACCGTGACCAACGGATTCAAGCTGTACGACCAGAACCTCGCGCTCACCAACGGCGCTCCGCAGAACATGTCGGAAGGTCTGGCGCTCAACATCACCCGTACATTCTATGGCCGCATCGGCTGGGAGGGTGTGGGTCAGGCCAAGGCCGTCCTGTTCTTCATCCTGGTGGCCATTGTGGCGCTCATCCAGAACAAGATCACCACTTCCAAGGAGGTTGATGCGTGA
- a CDS encoding LacI family DNA-binding transcriptional regulator, which yields MNASIQDVAKAAHVSISTVSRSFTRPELVSAATREKVLRIAEELNFSTSRSAAALKTGRAMRVALLMSDHIRLWFSASVIEGLNQVLHAEGYDISIFQISSIEERRDFFEMLPVRRNADAVIVASFDADETEIAQLASANVPIIGINSVMPRELGFTAAVNIDDTQGSILAARHLINLGHRDIAYVRTNRDVSLHFSVQQRFDSFMECCAGSGISPTVIVAQEGPDRIRRVLTDLMSLERMPTAIACQEDGIAVPLIFQLERSGYEVPNDISVIGYDNSFYANDIGLTTIAQDPIEMAKMAAEMTVKLIEGEKPEHLFRMIPAELVVRSSTAKYIA from the coding sequence GTGAACGCAAGCATTCAGGACGTGGCCAAAGCGGCCCACGTCTCCATTTCCACGGTCTCCCGGTCATTCACACGACCCGAGCTGGTGTCGGCGGCCACACGCGAGAAAGTGCTGCGCATTGCCGAGGAGCTCAATTTCTCCACATCGCGCTCGGCGGCCGCGCTCAAAACCGGCCGTGCCATGCGCGTCGCGCTGCTCATGAGCGACCATATTCGCCTCTGGTTCTCGGCCTCCGTGATCGAGGGCCTCAATCAGGTGCTTCACGCCGAAGGGTATGACATCTCCATTTTCCAGATTTCCAGCATTGAGGAGCGCCGCGATTTCTTCGAGATGCTGCCGGTACGCCGCAATGCCGACGCCGTGATCGTCGCCTCCTTCGACGCCGATGAGACCGAGATCGCCCAGCTGGCGAGCGCCAATGTGCCGATCATCGGCATCAACTCGGTGATGCCGCGCGAACTCGGATTCACCGCGGCCGTGAACATCGACGACACGCAGGGCTCCATTCTCGCCGCGCGCCACCTGATCAATCTGGGGCACCGCGACATCGCCTACGTGCGCACGAACCGTGACGTCTCACTGCACTTCTCCGTGCAGCAGCGCTTCGATTCGTTCATGGAATGCTGCGCGGGCTCAGGCATCTCCCCCACGGTGATCGTGGCGCAGGAAGGCCCCGATCGCATTCGCCGCGTACTCACCGATCTCATGAGCCTCGAGCGCATGCCCACCGCCATTGCCTGCCAGGAGGACGGCATTGCGGTGCCGCTCATCTTCCAGCTCGAGCGCAGCGGATACGAGGTGCCGAACGACATTTCGGTGATCGGCTACGACAACAGCTTCTACGCAAACGACATCGGCCTGACCACCATTGCACAGGATCCGATCGAGATGGCGAAGATGGCCGCTGAAATGACCGTCAAGCTCATCGAGGGCGAAAAGCCCGAGCATCTGTTCCGCATGATTCCGGCGGAACTTGTCGTGCGTTCGAGCACCGCCAAGTACATCGCCTGA
- a CDS encoding glycoside hydrolase family 13 protein, with protein sequence MTANNMHDDWWKQAVVYQVYPRSFRDANGDGLGDIAGITKQVPYLKHLGVDAIWLSPFYPSELADGGYDVIDYRNVDPRLGTLEDFDELVTALHAHGMKIVVDIVPNHTSNMHEWFQAALAAEPGSPERDRYIFREGRGEHGELPPNDWQSLFGGPAWQRVADGQWYLHIFTVEQPDLNWKNPEVHEDFKKTLRFWSDRGVDGFRIDVAHGLAKDLDSKPLAEMDADCVFNTDNRDEDNPLWDRPEVHDIYREWNAVFNEYQPARFAVGEAWVIPEHQHLYAREGELGQVFNFEFAKANWNAAAFKAAIEDGIRSAHDAESTTTWVMSNHDVVRHASRYGLPQVPTTGYHELPNDWLLRDGTTYIEDRDLGTRRARAAILMELGLPGSVYVYQGEELGLPEVANIPWDHLEDPIAFHTDHAGAQKGRDGCRVPLPWRADDEPRPADWNPLFGTGASFGFSDAPADGSAPADPHLPQPLWYKQYAADKQMADDTSMFNLYRQAMQFRQEHLTPSDDTDDITWLPGTDFNAHNAEVVAYTRPCTGEGDGTFACIVNFGPDPIDLPAGTVVLSSEPLDEPHKLSADTAVWMLLP encoded by the coding sequence ATGACTGCGAACAATATGCACGACGACTGGTGGAAACAAGCCGTCGTCTACCAGGTGTACCCGCGCAGCTTCCGCGACGCGAACGGCGACGGACTCGGAGACATCGCCGGCATCACCAAGCAGGTGCCGTATCTCAAGCACCTTGGCGTGGATGCCATCTGGCTCTCCCCGTTCTACCCTTCCGAGCTTGCAGATGGCGGCTATGACGTGATCGACTACCGCAACGTCGACCCACGCCTGGGCACGCTTGAGGATTTCGACGAACTCGTGACGGCACTCCACGCGCATGGCATGAAGATCGTCGTCGACATCGTGCCGAACCACACCTCGAACATGCACGAGTGGTTCCAGGCTGCACTGGCCGCGGAGCCCGGCTCGCCGGAACGCGACCGCTACATCTTCCGTGAAGGGCGCGGTGAACACGGCGAACTGCCGCCAAACGACTGGCAGTCGCTGTTCGGGGGCCCGGCCTGGCAACGCGTGGCCGACGGCCAATGGTATTTGCACATCTTCACAGTGGAACAGCCGGACCTCAACTGGAAGAACCCCGAGGTGCATGAGGACTTCAAGAAGACACTGCGCTTCTGGTCCGACCGCGGTGTGGACGGATTCCGCATCGACGTGGCGCATGGCCTCGCCAAGGATCTCGACAGCAAACCCCTCGCCGAGATGGACGCGGACTGCGTGTTCAACACCGACAATCGCGATGAGGACAACCCTTTGTGGGACCGCCCTGAAGTGCACGACATCTACCGCGAATGGAACGCCGTGTTCAACGAATACCAGCCGGCACGCTTCGCCGTCGGCGAGGCATGGGTGATTCCGGAGCACCAGCACCTCTACGCGCGCGAAGGCGAGCTCGGGCAGGTGTTCAACTTCGAATTCGCCAAGGCGAACTGGAATGCGGCGGCGTTCAAGGCGGCCATCGAAGACGGCATCCGGTCGGCACACGACGCGGAATCGACCACCACCTGGGTGATGAGCAACCACGATGTGGTGCGCCACGCCAGCCGCTACGGCCTGCCGCAGGTGCCCACCACCGGCTATCACGAGCTGCCGAATGACTGGCTGCTGCGCGACGGCACCACATACATCGAGGACCGCGATCTCGGCACACGACGCGCCCGTGCGGCGATCCTGATGGAACTCGGCCTACCGGGCTCGGTGTACGTGTATCAGGGCGAGGAGCTCGGCCTTCCTGAAGTGGCGAACATTCCGTGGGATCATCTCGAGGACCCGATCGCGTTCCACACCGACCATGCCGGCGCGCAGAAGGGCCGCGACGGCTGCCGCGTGCCGCTGCCATGGCGTGCCGACGACGAGCCCCGGCCTGCGGATTGGAACCCGCTGTTCGGCACCGGAGCCTCCTTCGGCTTCTCCGACGCCCCGGCCGACGGTTCGGCGCCGGCCGATCCGCATCTGCCGCAGCCGTTGTGGTACAAGCAGTATGCCGCAGACAAGCAGATGGCCGACGACACCTCGATGTTCAACCTGTACCGGCAGGCGATGCAATTCCGCCAGGAACACCTGACGCCGAGCGACGACACCGACGACATCACATGGCTACCCGGCACCGATTTCAACGCCCACAACGCCGAAGTGGTCGCCTATACGCGCCCCTGCACGGGTGAGGGCGATGGCACCTTCGCGTGCATCGTCAACTTCGGCCCCGATCCGATCGACCTGCCCGCAGGCACGGTGGTTTTGAGCTCCGAGCCGCTCGACGAACCGCACAAGCTGTCTGCCGACACTGCCGTCTGGATGCTGCTCCCATGA
- a CDS encoding ABC transporter substrate-binding protein codes for MNRTVKATVGLVAIAAMSLTGLAACGGSSADDGKGKVYFLNFKPEAADQWVALAKKYTDKTGVQVKVQTAASGTYEQTLKSELAKSDAPTIFQVNGPVGYQNWKGYTADLKDTGIYNELNNKDIALKDGDKVVGIPYVMETYGIIYNKDLLKKYTELPGAKIKDAKEINSFDKLKEVSDDMQAKKDQLGIKGAFTSAGFDSSSDWRFKTHLANIPLSYEFKEDGVTTQPETIKGTYLPNFKNIFDLYLKDSTTAPSQLSSKTGDDANSEFALGEAAFYQNGTWAWTDLQKAGMKADQVGMLPIYIGAKGEENQGLATGSENYLCVNAKASEADQKASKDFLNWVVTSDEGIKALSEDMGFTTPFKTFDKVKSDNPLVEEAVEDSNSGKQQVAWNFTMMPSEEWKNQLGQAMLAYAQGNGSWDDVQKAFVDNWKTEYGNAHANQ; via the coding sequence ATGAATCGCACAGTGAAAGCAACAGTGGGTCTCGTGGCGATCGCCGCAATGTCTCTGACCGGCTTGGCGGCGTGTGGCGGAAGCAGCGCGGACGACGGCAAGGGCAAGGTCTACTTCCTGAACTTCAAGCCGGAGGCCGCCGACCAGTGGGTCGCGCTCGCCAAGAAGTACACCGACAAGACCGGCGTGCAGGTGAAGGTGCAGACCGCCGCCTCGGGCACCTATGAGCAGACGCTCAAGTCCGAGCTCGCCAAGAGCGATGCGCCGACGATCTTCCAGGTCAACGGCCCGGTGGGCTACCAGAACTGGAAGGGCTACACCGCCGATCTCAAGGACACCGGCATCTACAACGAGCTCAACAACAAGGACATCGCGCTGAAGGACGGCGACAAGGTCGTGGGCATTCCGTACGTCATGGAGACCTACGGCATCATCTACAACAAGGACCTGCTCAAGAAGTACACCGAGCTGCCGGGTGCCAAGATCAAGGACGCCAAGGAGATCAACTCCTTCGACAAGCTCAAGGAAGTCTCTGACGACATGCAGGCCAAGAAGGACCAGCTCGGCATCAAGGGCGCCTTCACCTCCGCAGGCTTCGACTCCAGCTCCGACTGGCGTTTCAAGACCCACCTGGCGAATATCCCGCTCTCCTATGAGTTCAAGGAGGACGGTGTGACCACGCAGCCGGAGACGATCAAGGGCACCTACCTGCCGAACTTCAAGAACATCTTCGACCTGTACCTCAAGGATTCCACCACCGCTCCGTCGCAGTTGAGCTCGAAGACCGGTGACGACGCGAACTCCGAGTTCGCACTCGGCGAGGCCGCGTTCTACCAGAACGGCACCTGGGCATGGACCGACCTGCAGAAGGCCGGCATGAAGGCGGATCAGGTGGGTATGCTCCCGATCTACATCGGCGCCAAGGGCGAGGAGAACCAAGGCCTGGCCACCGGTTCCGAGAACTACCTGTGCGTCAATGCGAAGGCCTCCGAAGCCGACCAGAAGGCCTCGAAGGACTTCCTGAACTGGGTCGTCACCTCCGATGAGGGCATCAAGGCGCTGTCGGAAGACATGGGCTTCACCACGCCGTTCAAGACCTTCGACAAGGTGAAGAGCGACAACCCGCTCGTCGAGGAGGCCGTCGAGGACTCCAACTCCGGCAAGCAGCAGGTCGCCTGGAACTTCACGATGATGCCGTCGGAGGAGTGGAAGAACCAGCTCGGCCAGGCCATGCTCGCCTACGCGCAGGGCAACGGCAGCTGGGATGACGTGCAGAAGGCCTTCGTCGACAACTGGAAGACCGAGTACGGCAACGCCCACGCCAACCAGTGA
- the malQ gene encoding 4-alpha-glucanotransferase, whose protein sequence is MSQINSAPPRREESPERLARPLIQLAKACGVATCYIDQLGTYVEIRDEVLISVLGALGVDASTPELVDINLNGRRNEAHERLVAPTVVKFLGTPTSAQLRTKHGEPHIGLTLEDGSDATGALSLTFREHDGDVDVYELGIGDELPIGYHTLHVRDGETGGERDVNVTLLCAPASIPVPDAVASHKRWGWMTQMYSVRSPQSWGVGDYEDLRELLVDAAGSGADFMLINPVHASAPVSPIEPSPYSPMSRRFINTTYIRPQNIAEFAELNEQDAAAVRELHEQVAPMNTESSPMDLDAAWKAKRAALQIIFRQPRSAERQAEFEAFKKKAGADLDTWALWSVAFEVLGEPWEPDSWFRMAAKSSARIQALRTEHANLYEFACWLQWIAEEQIDAAQRAARDAGMSLGLMQDMAVGVHSYGADVWGNPERFAVGSVTVGCPPDFYNQQGQDWGQPPLNPNYLELTGYRMYREMVHHMFEHAGAIRIDHILGLFRLWWIPAGQGAKGGAYVTYNYDAMIAVLSIEATRVNGIVIGEDLGTVPDYVRNVLAQHGLLGTTVEWFARVDDSPNAGDPYAMPQTYRKYSLSSVTTHDLPPTAGYLMLEQVKLREDLGLLTEPVEEFRESALAERQAMLDLLVQGGWLSRQAADDVPNNLQTIVEAMHAMLTDAPSLLLQAALVDGVGEERAQNQPGTSTQYPNWRIPLADEHLKVVPTQEVFKSPRVQALAKIMNRINQ, encoded by the coding sequence ATGTCTCAGATCAATTCAGCACCCCCACGCCGTGAAGAGAGCCCCGAGCGACTCGCACGACCGCTCATCCAGCTCGCCAAGGCGTGCGGTGTGGCCACCTGCTACATCGATCAGCTCGGCACCTATGTGGAGATTCGCGATGAAGTGCTCATCTCGGTGCTCGGCGCGCTTGGCGTCGACGCCTCCACCCCCGAGCTCGTCGACATCAACCTCAACGGACGCCGCAACGAGGCCCACGAACGCCTGGTGGCGCCCACCGTCGTCAAATTCCTCGGCACGCCCACCAGCGCACAGCTGCGCACCAAGCACGGCGAGCCCCACATCGGACTCACACTCGAAGACGGCAGCGATGCCACCGGCGCCCTCTCGCTCACCTTCCGTGAGCACGATGGCGATGTGGACGTCTACGAGCTCGGCATCGGCGACGAACTGCCCATTGGCTACCACACGCTGCATGTTCGCGACGGCGAGACGGGCGGCGAGCGCGACGTCAACGTCACGCTGCTGTGCGCACCGGCGTCGATTCCGGTGCCCGACGCCGTCGCCTCGCACAAGCGCTGGGGGTGGATGACGCAGATGTATTCGGTGCGCTCCCCACAGTCCTGGGGCGTGGGCGATTACGAGGACCTGCGCGAACTGCTGGTGGACGCCGCCGGCTCGGGTGCCGACTTCATGCTCATCAACCCGGTGCATGCGAGCGCGCCGGTGAGCCCGATCGAACCGTCGCCGTATTCGCCCATGTCACGCCGCTTCATCAACACCACGTACATTCGCCCGCAGAACATTGCCGAATTCGCCGAGCTCAACGAGCAGGATGCCGCCGCCGTACGCGAATTGCACGAACAGGTCGCGCCGATGAACACCGAATCGTCTCCTATGGATCTCGACGCCGCGTGGAAGGCGAAGCGGGCCGCGCTGCAGATCATCTTCAGGCAGCCGCGCTCCGCGGAGCGCCAGGCCGAGTTCGAGGCGTTCAAGAAGAAGGCCGGCGCCGATCTCGACACCTGGGCACTGTGGAGCGTCGCCTTCGAAGTGCTCGGCGAGCCGTGGGAACCGGATTCCTGGTTCCGCATGGCAGCCAAGAGCAGCGCGCGCATCCAGGCGCTGAGAACCGAGCACGCCAACCTGTATGAGTTCGCCTGCTGGCTGCAGTGGATCGCCGAAGAGCAGATCGACGCCGCCCAACGTGCCGCACGCGACGCCGGCATGTCGCTTGGTCTCATGCAAGACATGGCCGTGGGCGTGCACTCCTACGGTGCGGACGTATGGGGCAATCCGGAACGCTTCGCCGTCGGCTCCGTCACCGTGGGCTGCCCGCCGGACTTCTACAACCAGCAGGGTCAGGATTGGGGCCAGCCGCCGCTCAACCCGAACTATCTCGAGCTCACCGGCTACCGCATGTACCGCGAGATGGTGCACCACATGTTCGAGCATGCGGGCGCCATTCGCATCGACCACATTCTCGGACTGTTCCGCCTGTGGTGGATCCCCGCCGGCCAGGGCGCCAAGGGCGGCGCATACGTCACCTACAACTACGATGCGATGATCGCGGTGCTCAGCATTGAGGCCACGCGAGTAAACGGCATTGTGATCGGCGAGGATCTCGGCACCGTTCCCGATTACGTGCGCAATGTGCTCGCTCAGCATGGGCTGCTCGGCACCACGGTGGAATGGTTCGCCCGCGTGGACGACTCCCCGAACGCCGGCGACCCGTACGCGATGCCGCAGACGTACCGCAAGTACTCGCTCTCGTCGGTCACCACACACGATCTGCCGCCGACCGCCGGCTATCTCATGCTCGAGCAGGTCAAACTACGCGAGGACCTCGGCCTGCTCACCGAGCCGGTGGAGGAGTTCCGCGAATCCGCACTCGCCGAGCGGCAGGCCATGCTCGATCTGCTCGTGCAGGGCGGTTGGCTGAGCCGTCAGGCCGCCGACGATGTGCCGAACAATCTGCAGACCATTGTCGAGGCGATGCACGCCATGCTCACCGACGCGCCTTCGCTGCTGCTGCAGGCCGCGCTCGTGGACGGCGTAGGCGAGGAACGCGCGCAGAACCAGCCGGGAACGTCGACGCAGTACCCGAACTGGCGCATTCCGCTCGCCGACGAGCATCTCAAGGTGGTGCCCACGCAGGAGGTGTTCAAGTCGCCGCGCGTGCAGGCGCTGGCGAAGATCATGAACCGCATCAATCAGTAG
- a CDS encoding YesL family protein has product MKFLSPDSRFMQGWNDLTDAIWINILMLVTSLPVVTAGAALCAGSTALRKSQRGQGTVTRNYFAAFRENLAKATLLWLIFGICGAAISYSWIALQITPLLIPKFALTIIWAIGFEWAFYLQARFENPLGQTLRNAYVFGVVYFPATLACVAIDVVFVGVLVAAWFYMPQGLFLLVVLGYGCMLALHVPILEYALRRYTRQ; this is encoded by the coding sequence ATGAAATTCCTGTCCCCAGACTCCAGATTCATGCAGGGGTGGAACGATCTCACCGACGCGATCTGGATCAACATCCTCATGCTGGTCACATCGCTGCCCGTGGTCACCGCCGGCGCCGCGCTGTGTGCCGGTTCCACCGCGCTACGCAAATCGCAGCGCGGCCAAGGCACGGTCACGCGCAACTATTTCGCCGCCTTCCGCGAGAATCTCGCCAAGGCGACGCTGCTGTGGCTCATCTTCGGCATCTGCGGCGCCGCAATCTCCTATTCGTGGATCGCGCTGCAGATCACCCCGCTGCTCATTCCGAAATTCGCGCTGACGATCATCTGGGCCATCGGCTTCGAATGGGCGTTCTATTTGCAGGCGCGTTTCGAGAACCCCCTTGGCCAGACCCTGCGCAACGCCTACGTGTTCGGCGTCGTCTACTTCCCCGCGACGCTCGCCTGCGTGGCGATCGACGTCGTGTTCGTGGGTGTGCTCGTCGCCGCATGGTTCTACATGCCGCAGGGGCTCTTCCTGCTCGTTGTGCTTGGCTACGGCTGCATGCTCGCATTGCACGTGCCGATTCTCGAATACGCACTGCGCCGGTACACGCGACAATAG
- a CDS encoding carbohydrate ABC transporter permease, whose protein sequence is MQEKPKHGALWTIFFSMISIAWVFPIFLVLLNSFKGKAYISRNAFAFPVGDTFVGLENYKRGIESTNFFASFGWTVLITVGSVCLILVCTSMCAWWIVRVNNWAAKLLYTLFLFNMIVPFQMVMFTLSKLADMLKLNTPWGLCFIYLGFGAGLAVFIFTGVVKGIPQSLEESAMIDGASVPRIFFQVVVPIMKPSIVSVAILEAMWVWNDYLLPYLTLDLGKYKTISVAVQYLKGGYGSVDMGAMMACLVLAIIPIIVFYLICQKYIVKGVMAGAVKG, encoded by the coding sequence ATGCAGGAGAAACCAAAGCACGGAGCATTGTGGACGATCTTCTTCTCGATGATCTCCATTGCCTGGGTGTTCCCCATCTTCCTGGTGCTGCTCAACTCGTTCAAAGGCAAGGCATACATCTCGCGCAACGCCTTCGCGTTCCCGGTGGGCGACACGTTCGTCGGACTCGAGAACTACAAGCGCGGCATTGAATCCACGAACTTCTTCGCCAGCTTCGGCTGGACGGTGCTCATCACCGTCGGCTCGGTGTGCCTCATTCTCGTGTGCACGTCGATGTGTGCGTGGTGGATCGTGCGCGTGAACAACTGGGCTGCCAAGCTGCTCTACACGTTGTTCCTGTTCAACATGATCGTGCCGTTCCAGATGGTCATGTTCACGCTGTCGAAGCTCGCCGACATGCTGAAGCTCAACACCCCGTGGGGCCTGTGCTTCATCTACCTGGGCTTCGGCGCCGGTCTGGCGGTGTTCATTTTCACCGGCGTGGTCAAGGGCATCCCGCAGTCGCTGGAGGAGTCCGCCATGATCGACGGTGCCTCGGTGCCGCGCATCTTCTTCCAGGTGGTCGTGCCGATCATGAAGCCGTCCATCGTCTCCGTGGCCATCCTTGAGGCCATGTGGGTGTGGAACGACTACCTGCTGCCATACCTGACGCTCGATCTGGGCAAGTACAAGACCATCTCGGTGGCTGTGCAGTACCTGAAGGGCGGCTATGGCTCCGTCGACATGGGTGCGATGATGGCCTGCCTCGTGCTCGCGATCATTCCGATCATCGTGTTCTACCTCATCTGCCAGAAGTACATCGTCAAGGGTGTCATGGCTGGTGCCGTAAAGGGCTGA